In Paenibacillus sp. G2S3, a single window of DNA contains:
- a CDS encoding MFS transporter, translated as MNEKAVMNDKIVMPLWTMCLFIVVMNTTMFNVSLPTIIQDLQISADLGSWVISSYSIGYALSTVIYSRLSDLVPIRKLLTIGLITLGTASVVGLFAHDFNMLLITRILQSAGAGSMAGLGLVLASRYVPIERRGAAIAMISAGSAMAFGLGPIVGGVISQYFGWNGLFGITCLVLIVLPVLLRLLPKEQPQPASFDILGAALTVVNAASLLVAVTTQSLIWLALGVASIIVHAVHLKKVKESFINPQLLTMPGYLKLVAIGFCILVLNLGNLFLIPLALANLFDKSALMIGLFIAPGALLSAFLTRYVGRFIDRYGNIRFLVIGHCILAAVMAVFALNLSVSPVVLMLGYLCFSPAFSATMASLNNEASIVLPRTWIGSGMGLLQLVQFFGGSVSVAVCGLLLHAQRDISPAKAYQHVYGVLLLVSLCSLGILLLYRRSDAKSKAGQSTHA; from the coding sequence ATGAACGAGAAAGCAGTAATGAATGATAAAATAGTCATGCCATTATGGACGATGTGCCTCTTTATTGTAGTGATGAACACAACAATGTTTAATGTATCGCTTCCAACGATTATTCAGGATCTCCAAATTTCTGCTGACCTAGGCTCATGGGTCATTTCCAGCTATTCGATTGGATATGCATTATCGACGGTTATTTATAGCCGGTTATCCGACTTGGTGCCGATTCGTAAGCTCTTGACCATCGGCTTAATTACACTTGGGACAGCATCAGTGGTTGGATTGTTCGCACATGACTTTAATATGCTATTGATTACGAGAATCTTACAATCTGCGGGTGCCGGATCCATGGCTGGATTGGGGCTTGTACTCGCCAGTCGCTACGTTCCGATTGAAAGACGCGGCGCTGCTATTGCGATGATCTCGGCCGGTAGTGCAATGGCCTTTGGCTTGGGTCCTATTGTCGGAGGTGTTATCAGTCAGTACTTTGGGTGGAACGGATTGTTTGGCATTACTTGCCTTGTGCTTATCGTGCTGCCCGTACTGCTACGGTTATTGCCTAAGGAACAGCCACAGCCTGCAAGCTTTGACATCCTGGGAGCGGCGCTGACTGTTGTAAATGCGGCAAGTCTGCTGGTAGCTGTAACTACTCAGTCGCTTATATGGCTAGCGTTGGGTGTAGCGTCTATTATCGTGCATGCCGTACATCTGAAGAAGGTCAAGGAATCATTTATTAATCCACAGCTACTTACCATGCCGGGATACTTGAAGCTGGTTGCCATAGGCTTTTGTATTCTGGTGCTGAACTTAGGGAACTTGTTCTTGATACCGCTTGCACTCGCAAATCTGTTCGATAAATCAGCGCTGATGATTGGTTTGTTTATCGCACCAGGAGCACTATTATCTGCATTTTTGACTCGTTATGTGGGGCGTTTTATTGATCGGTACGGTAATATACGCTTCTTAGTGATTGGACATTGTATCCTTGCAGCTGTTATGGCTGTGTTTGCCCTGAATCTTTCTGTATCACCTGTGGTTCTAATGCTGGGTTATCTATGCTTCTCTCCCGCCTTCTCAGCTACAATGGCATCTTTAAACAATGAAGCTTCTATAGTTCTGCCAAGGACTTGGATTGGTTCTGGCATGGGACTTTTACAGCTGGTTCAATTCTTTGGAGGTTCTGTATCAGTCGCAGTCTGCGGACTTTTGCTACATGCTCAGCGTGATATCTCTCCTGCAAAAGCATATCAGCATGTATACGGCGTACTGCTCCTCGTCAGCTTGTGTTCGTTAGGAATTCTGCTCTTATATAGACGTTCTGACGCCAAGAGTAAAGCTGGGCAGTCTACGCATGCTTAG
- a CDS encoding glutathionylspermidine synthase family protein produces the protein MSEQQSVFEILDQSELERGPRVKALYELGFTWADLEDEEYWLDAIAVMRRDTYKELEEASSKLWAILDRAVRYVHLKRDLYELLGIPSVLWEMLDGCPMPEEGLISRYARFDFAIAHDGTIKLLELNADTPTGYVEASIATPWICEQAGVQSPNQGMKEQVAAAWQVERPDTAACVAYGSHLEDSGTIEALVKHSGLDIQCVDCLDLWVDNGILKDGEDRVIERMFALYPKEWMAVDEGGDALAYAVEQGNLQLFNGPHSILLQSKGLVAAVWGMYELGLLFDKDERETISRYILPTYNKPVFSGNFVSKSVFGREGGSVRMFDDSGALELEDEDGYDSSQLFPTVYQKRADLARITTSEGEFHLLTGMFVINGKPCGMLGRAGGLITGNASHFIALGVR, from the coding sequence ATGAGTGAGCAGCAGAGTGTATTTGAAATTCTAGATCAGTCTGAGCTTGAGAGAGGTCCGCGGGTCAAAGCGTTGTATGAGCTTGGGTTCACTTGGGCGGATCTTGAGGATGAAGAGTACTGGTTGGATGCTATTGCTGTAATGCGCAGGGACACTTATAAGGAGCTTGAAGAAGCCTCATCAAAACTCTGGGCTATCCTCGATAGAGCGGTTCGCTATGTACATCTAAAGCGTGATTTGTATGAACTGCTTGGAATTCCTTCTGTGCTCTGGGAGATGCTTGATGGGTGCCCAATGCCAGAAGAAGGACTCATTAGTCGGTATGCCAGATTCGACTTTGCCATAGCCCATGATGGGACGATTAAGCTGCTCGAACTGAATGCGGATACCCCAACAGGTTATGTGGAGGCATCGATAGCTACACCTTGGATCTGTGAGCAAGCTGGTGTGCAGAGTCCAAATCAAGGGATGAAGGAACAAGTTGCGGCAGCTTGGCAGGTAGAACGTCCAGATACCGCAGCTTGTGTGGCTTATGGATCTCATCTTGAAGATTCAGGTACAATAGAAGCATTAGTGAAGCACAGTGGTCTCGATATCCAGTGTGTGGATTGTCTTGATCTGTGGGTCGACAACGGAATTCTCAAGGATGGGGAGGACCGTGTGATCGAGCGGATGTTCGCTCTATATCCTAAAGAGTGGATGGCTGTGGATGAAGGCGGCGATGCCCTCGCCTATGCGGTGGAGCAAGGGAATCTTCAGCTCTTTAACGGCCCTCACAGTATATTGCTCCAGTCCAAGGGGCTGGTTGCAGCGGTGTGGGGAATGTATGAGCTGGGCCTGCTATTCGACAAGGATGAGCGAGAGACGATCTCGCGCTATATTTTGCCTACTTATAATAAGCCTGTATTCTCAGGCAACTTTGTGTCCAAATCTGTTTTTGGTCGTGAAGGGGGTTCGGTGCGCATGTTTGATGATAGCGGTGCGCTAGAGCTTGAAGATGAAGACGGTTATGATAGTAGTCAGCTCTTCCCCACTGTGTATCAAAAAAGAGCCGATTTAGCACGGATAACGACATCAGAGGGTGAATTTCATCTGCTGACAGGCATGTTCGTGATTAACGGGAAGCCTTGTGGCATGCTCGGCCGAGCGGGCGGATTGATTACAGGCAATGCCAGTCATTTTATTGCGTTGGGAGTGAGATAA
- a CDS encoding sugar diacid recognition domain-containing protein: MKISKSLAGQIAQEMMSVVPYNINVMDENGFIVGSGDLKRVGTLHEGARIAIQSGHVFEVYEDGIGMKPGVNEPIIIDHKVLGVVGITGHPDVVRPFSKLVRVTTILLIEQEARNKQEQDDRVKRVKFYHELSYRKGAYDLEFLERASSYGLDLKKKCWAILVDGDVNGKEFRNVFRSYPHYWNLENDKAVFFITDGFLYKELIGKLSACSDVGRIGSGEAEELAAYSLEQAQAAIHIGSRVDPLKKLYTYAELRFLIHLSYDYEGDERPGVIYAFLDQSGDKTGLIETLQVFITENGDHNRTVQKLNIHRNTLNYRLNRIHTLTGKNPRNYIELFELICGLMWRK, encoded by the coding sequence ATGAAGATATCGAAATCACTCGCAGGACAAATTGCACAGGAAATGATGAGCGTAGTTCCATATAACATTAATGTTATGGATGAGAACGGCTTTATTGTAGGGAGTGGAGATCTGAAACGGGTTGGAACCTTACATGAGGGAGCGAGAATAGCTATTCAAAGTGGGCATGTCTTTGAAGTGTACGAGGATGGTATTGGCATGAAGCCAGGGGTGAATGAACCCATTATTATAGACCATAAAGTTTTGGGTGTGGTAGGCATTACGGGACATCCGGATGTGGTTAGGCCGTTTAGCAAGCTAGTCAGGGTTACTACCATTTTACTTATAGAGCAGGAGGCAAGGAATAAGCAGGAACAGGATGACAGAGTAAAGCGTGTGAAATTTTATCATGAATTGTCTTATCGCAAAGGAGCATATGATCTTGAATTTCTAGAGCGGGCGAGTAGCTATGGACTTGATCTCAAGAAGAAATGCTGGGCCATCTTGGTAGATGGAGACGTGAATGGGAAAGAGTTCAGAAACGTATTTAGATCCTATCCGCATTACTGGAATTTGGAGAATGATAAGGCAGTTTTTTTCATCACAGACGGGTTTCTCTATAAAGAGCTGATAGGAAAACTTAGTGCGTGCAGTGATGTGGGACGAATTGGCTCGGGTGAGGCAGAGGAGCTAGCGGCTTATTCGTTGGAACAGGCACAGGCGGCCATTCATATTGGCAGTAGAGTTGATCCACTCAAAAAGCTATACACCTATGCAGAACTGAGATTTCTAATACATTTATCCTATGACTATGAAGGCGATGAACGGCCTGGTGTGATTTATGCTTTTCTGGATCAGTCGGGAGACAAGACGGGTCTGATTGAAACACTGCAAGTATTTATTACGGAGAATGGAGATCATAATCGAACAGTACAAAAGTTGAATATTCACCGAAATACACTGAACTACCGACTTAACCGCATTCATACATTGACGGGTAAAAATCCACGCAACTATATAGAGTTGTTCGAACTGATATGTGGATTGATGTGGCGCAAGTAA
- a CDS encoding glycerate kinase, whose translation MKKDLVIVLAPDSFKESMTAKEACEAMERGIHKVNSNINCIHVPMADGGEGTMQSLVDATEGTVYITKVKDPLGNEVSASYGITGDGLTGVLEMASASGIQLVSPEERNPMITTTYGTGQLIKACLDRGVSKLLIGIGGSATNDGGAGMVQALGGRLLDEEGNELLFGGGELGRLASIDLSEFDPRLKDVQVEVACDVTNPLCGPTGASNVFGPQKGASSEMIKQLDSNLQHYASVIKEQLGIDIMDMPGAGAAGGLGAGLVVFLNGVLKKGIELVIDYTGLEEKVQQADMVWTGEGSIDFQTQYGKTPLGVAQVAKKYNKPVLAFAGRIGDQTEVLYDKGIDAIFGIMPGAATLEDALKKGQENLERSAENVARLVMLKQG comes from the coding sequence ATGAAAAAAGACCTGGTTATCGTACTGGCACCGGATTCTTTCAAAGAAAGCATGACAGCTAAAGAGGCTTGTGAAGCCATGGAAAGAGGCATTCATAAAGTGAATTCTAATATAAATTGTATTCATGTACCTATGGCGGACGGCGGCGAAGGAACGATGCAGTCCTTGGTCGATGCAACCGAGGGTACCGTATATATTACTAAAGTTAAAGACCCTCTCGGCAATGAAGTTAGCGCATCCTACGGAATTACAGGTGATGGATTGACAGGTGTACTGGAAATGGCCAGCGCGAGCGGCATTCAGCTGGTATCGCCTGAGGAACGTAACCCTATGATTACAACAACTTACGGAACAGGACAATTAATCAAGGCCTGTCTCGACCGTGGTGTCAGCAAACTGCTAATTGGCATCGGTGGTAGTGCCACTAATGATGGAGGCGCCGGGATGGTTCAAGCGCTAGGCGGCAGACTTCTGGACGAAGAGGGGAATGAACTGTTATTTGGCGGCGGTGAGCTTGGCAGATTAGCAAGTATAGATTTGAGTGAATTTGACCCTCGCCTGAAGGATGTGCAGGTTGAAGTGGCCTGTGATGTTACGAATCCATTATGTGGTCCAACGGGAGCTTCTAACGTATTTGGTCCGCAAAAGGGTGCATCTTCAGAGATGATCAAACAGCTCGACAGTAATCTTCAGCATTATGCGAGTGTCATCAAGGAACAGCTAGGAATCGATATTATGGATATGCCTGGAGCGGGTGCAGCCGGTGGACTTGGTGCAGGACTGGTAGTGTTCTTAAACGGGGTGTTGAAAAAGGGCATTGAGCTTGTCATTGACTACACCGGACTTGAAGAAAAGGTGCAACAGGCTGATATGGTGTGGACCGGGGAAGGAAGCATCGACTTCCAGACCCAATATGGCAAGACACCGCTAGGCGTTGCCCAGGTCGCTAAGAAATATAATAAACCCGTTTTGGCCTTCGCGGGACGGATCGGCGACCAGACAGAAGTGCTGTATGATAAAGGAATCGATGCTATTTTCGGCATTATGCCCGGTGCGGCTACATTGGAGGATGCCTTGAAGAAAGGGCAGGAGAATCTGGAAAGATCCGCTGAGAACGTGGCCCGGTTAGTCATGCTGAAACAAGGCTGA